The DNA window ATAaatgacaataatatttttggtGGACACAAACTAATTTGGTGGAAAAGAATAAAGTGTCTCAAAATATTTGGAATTTAAaagtgaaattaaaattaaaacaaaaataagttaaataataaaaataatcaacaaaattgaaaattattttattatggttacaaattaattttgtgaacgcgttaatttcatttttaggATTTATAGGGGTGaagttataattaaataaaaagtattgaaaaataaaaatttaaccaaACATgcagaaaaaaattatttgttaaaagcaatttttttaaccattttttaattttggatattttaaaacaaatatttaaaacattaaaaaataaagcaaaTAGGTCGTTTATGCGTCAGGGTTGGATTAGGACACGACCAAGTGCGCGCATGGACAGATCTATGTAGAGTTTCGGGTGGATTAAAGTTCCCACCccaaaatattctttttaagaaaaatgtaaCATTACCtcctaatttcttaaaaaattttaatataattgatgtaattattaaaaaaaaaaatgataaaatttatttttttttttatttttttttatatattagttttatccaaaattttgtagttatttttttaaatcgacCTTAATTTTATGCCACCTTGGACCCGTCCCTAGTACTCTACCTTAATTTTGTAGAAATGATGGAATAAAATTTGGGAGAGATAATTTTAGAGGGAATGACGTTGCACAATTTAATTGgctaaaaaataacaaaatttttattttctctcttctcaatatttatcttttttttcggCCACTGAGTTGGTGACACATCATTCTTTGTCATTATCCCTCCTCAATAATTGTTAatctatttatctatttttttcatttatttgtgcattttgagttttattttaacatggaattaattaattttgaaattcaatgaTAAGGtaccaatttaaaataattaaataattatttattttaaattcgtGTCTCcgttataatttttaaaaataattaactatgaATTGGGACCAAAATAGTTATCTACATctctagttatatatattttttaagttcacacctaattatttctaatttattaaactCTGCATAACTCTAATAGTAGGTATTAATTGTCACTAGCAAAAAGTCCGTACATTTGCACGAAGATAAGTTAGTacatatataactaaaaaaacatgaaaaaaaatgaaaatcaaaaaataaattaagttttctgttttttttcGTCTTAATAAATCGTCGTTCGTCGAACAACCACTAAATGTTTGTAGTTATCCATGCTACTTAAATCTACCATTCAAATGGATttctttgtgttattttttgagattctaatatcaatagatattataatagttagtctaagttgtaaacataaaaaaaatataagatgaaataATAAGTGGAATGAATATCGATAATTGGACAATATTTTTTACTACATTTTTTTAAGGTTGTAAGGATGGAATTGGACACAACACGAGGAATCAAAAGttctaatttctcaaaatttatgactataaatatcatttaaaagtcCTATCAATTTGAGACtttaaatatcaaacaaaactcttattcatagtgtcaattcaatcaaaatttatccaaattaaattacagAGATCAATAAATACGATTGCTGTTcgaaatttctctttttatgttcttgcagataatttcattttaaataaaatagatgaaaaagtaGTAGAGAATGAAAAGTATAATATCAAAAGGCTAAGAGTTTggtaacattctaaataaacatcttattatttcaatttcaaatcaccaaaatatagaataatgacaagaaaaataaataaatttattaccaAATAGAGAgacaaaaacatatataaataccaaaataaagtAGATATTGAACAACCAgcaatataacattaaaattaattaaaatatgacaaaaaaaataataataataataataataataattaagtatccatttgtttattaatttacttGTACCACCCAAcaatttgtctaaaattttataaaatgaaactCATTTTTGTGTTGGTGTCGAAATGCTTATAATCCAATTTCTACAATTtgcattaattagttataaattatggCTGAAATAGAACTGAAgggtttgttttgttttatttgatgttaattatttggataaattattaatatatatgaattgaaggttataataatatttattatcccttaattttatttccattaattagttataaattagaatgacactaaatgatttattttatggatgagaggttataataatatttattatcctttagtgaacatattcaatgtaagtatattttttttttacaatttaaatctcgttttcataattaatattaatatttaatgcaaatctcaataattatagatgactttttagatgagaagggtttattttatttgaatttatttataaataatcaaattatttagataaaatatttaataaaatatattaatacatatgaATGATAGGTTATattttttgagtttatttttactaaatatttttcctataaaaataggagtatcaaaaacaaaagtataccataaaaataaaaattgcacaataaaattaaattaataaaacacattattatttattaaaaataggagtattaaacaaaatacttaTCTTCAATTATTCTAAGTTAGTGTGTACATATAAAGATACAAATCTAGAGCTAAacacaattatttcaaaattaaagtattttaagtgAACAAACATTCAGAAGTACAATAGCTTGCATCCAGGCCTACAATGGCTGAAAGTACCTgaaacaaaccaaacaaaatcaagaattaatgcaatagaaaaatcaaaaaatctttttacaaacgaattttatgataaaatgatcaaaatttcaCTGACTTACCAATGCTCACACCTCCAGGCATGATAGCACGATTATCACCAAAACAACTTTGCATAACCATGATAACACCATTATCgccaaaacctaataaaaaaaattaaagttgttTAATGTTGAATCCAATCAACCCATCATCTCCatcaaaacatcaattgaaatattaaaaatcaacctATTAAAGTGATGACTAAAAGTACTTGAAACCAGTCAAACAAATtgggaattattatatatatatatatatatagtctcaaGATAACTTTGCTAACAAATTAAGACCTAAGtagagaaaaaaatgtaaaagagaagaaaagttatatttcaagaactaataaaaatatatgataagaagtttagacatgagctcaagagttcataccacattacccaaatatggatctttttgaaataattgaaaGTCTCGTTCTCCCTATGAAAACGACAACATTACGTCAacaaaaactcaagaaaaaaatattcattgcaAATTTCTGAACCTAAGCTAACACTCGGTTCAAAACTCtgagatttttcaaattaagaaaaaaataaagtggtagTATGCCATAGCACATGAAGAATTGCAAATAAAACAGCAAATTATACAAGTGTTATACAGATAAGCAAGTGTACAATCTCTCGTTAATCATCTAAAAGTGATCTCTAGATAACTTTGCTCTCATCTGCTAATGCATAACAACATATTTACTAAACAAAATCATGCGTTCATAcagatagaaaaaataaaaggtatataaaaatgaagaaaaattttcaataacaaataaagaaagCAAGATTGTCTGTTTAAGTGCATTTTTTATTACtatcaataacaaataaagaccttTCAGAATATGTATAATCAACTACTCTCCATAACAAATAAAGACACTCGGTTCAAAACTTtgagatttttcaaattaagaaaaaaaataaagtggtagTATACCATAGCACATGAAGAATTGCAAATAAAACAGTAAATATACAAGTGTTATACAGATAAGCAAGTGTACAATCTCTCGTTAATCATCCAAAAGTAGTCTCTAGATAACTTTACTCTCATCTGTCAATGCATAACAACATATTTACTAAACAAAATCATGCGTTCATatagttagaaaaaataaaaggtatataaaaaaaatgaaacatttaaaataacaaataaagaaaacaagattGTCTGTTTAAGTGCATTTTTTATTACTATCAATAACAATTAAAGACCTTTCAGAATATGTATAATCAATAACTCtccataacaaataaaaacctAAGGGGAGACAATTACCTTCGATAAAGCTTTTTTTATACGAAACATAAAAGGCGGACGACGTCCTCTCCCTCTTCTCAAagaaatatcttctaataataTGCATCATCATTAGCTTCCAACATCTTCTTTTGTGAAAGAGAGTATACGTCTACGTCTACGAATATGAAAAACCTAAATGAGAAttatgaaagaagagagagaaatatatatataaaagaaagagaaaacacTTATGATGTGGATATTTTGGAGAAAGcgtgattaatatatataatattttaggcGAGAAttcattaggtttatttttaaaataattaataaaaaatattaatatatatatatatatatatatatatatatatatataaaagagtaatcgacatagaataattaattatgaaacttcgttaataaaattgatggaaaaaaatattttatattattagtgtaaaaatatatatacatatggtaagagaaagaaaaataattaattaataaaaataaaatgaaaagatataaatataaatatactataTGGATATTTTAGAGATAGTTTTCAAATTAAGcgtcattttatatatatatttatataatgttagATTTCCTTATCCCTAATCTTGAAACAACTGGCTCCCTCCCATTCAAtactttctttttataatttggaAGTTTCTTTATATTAAcctcatttttaaattatgaatcatttttagaataataattcaaaaaatagtattaaatatatgaatatatatatatatatatatataaatttttatttgaatattaatttaaataaaataatattttaatcgaAACAACTAAAGTCTATATATTGAGTTTCCAGTaacctaattaaaattaagaatttgtATTGTGAGGAAATTTTTGTAGTGCTTAGGCctcaattatttcaaataaaaacaaatgtttAATAGGTGAATAAGAAAATATGGTTAAGATGagataaacaaaatatgaaatccaccttaaaaaaaaagagagatgCACAAGCTCCAGAACAACTATGTCAATTATAATGGTAAGTGAAGCCAATATTTTCATATTagtttaagttattttgattaGTTTTTGACTAACAATATtatgggttttttttttatatttttagtttttaatattattaattgttgtCTTCATACTATTGTTAGTCAATCAAAAAATTGTCTTATTTTATtacaaacaataaaaataaaaagtactcccattaaaaaaaatgaaattttctaCATTTGGGTGAGAAACTAACCATACAAATGATATTTTCAAAACCACCTAGACTTTTATGTCAATTATGTATTTTCACTAAATTTCTAATTGATGTTATAAAGTATATTctgttttgaaataataaaatcatttaattaatccGTAATAAATTTCTTATTGGTGTTGTTAAGTGTTATTATAAAATGTAAGAAGCActattattaagtttaaaatcttaatttaaaaatgtaagTGCTTActagtttttaattattattgtagaCTTCTcctttgaattatttaaatatgttaacataataatatagaaACATTATCCATTAGGGaccaaaaaaatgttaattttaccGGTCACTGTTTTaccttttccaaaaaaaatatctatcatTTTATTCCTCAAAACATTAATACTTACATGTCATTTTCCAAGGGAccaaaattatcaatatattccCTGCCTTTGATGGCCCCTCATGCTCTTAGCTGTTTTCCctctaaaacaattaataacaaataatataataaagatggagcatcaattttttatttgcaTAAATTAAACCACTgcatggattttttttttaaataaaatcaatcattatgatataaataaaataaaatttgtataaaaataatgatatatcaGTACAAAATGAGTGAATCAAATGTTACCAAAGCACActataaagaaaattaagtgattttattcaaatatcctaattattattctttataaagtttaattttGGAAGCTTAATTTTTCACTTTagcaacaaataaaaatatttgttttgcaaaaaattaataacaaacaAAACACTTTATACCATAATTTAAGATTTTggtaaaacatatatattttttaattgaaataattttatttaattatttaatcacacCTTTCatactaaatataaataaaatcatttttgttttaataattttaaaaaataattatgacaaaatattagtttaataaaaCAAAGTTGTAAAATAGTTACTAGTgagaaaaacattaaaaattaaaaattaaattacttaaaatcGTTAATCACTTATAAACACATAAAATCgagaatttatttgaaatcgtaacatttttcatttaaaaatattaattatatattgtttttatttataaatacaattaagtataaattaatttaaaaaatatcatatttatataattcatttatttgaataaataattaaattttgaatttatagatataaactaacttttttttataaaattataattttaaaattatttataacttgtaaaatattatcattataaatttaaaattgttatagtttaattaatttaagagttTATCTAAACTagacttattatttatttaaataataatatattcaaaattttaaaagaattctTTAATGAGAATGTGatgtttttaaattgaataaactaataaaagGTTATCTTCAAATTTTAGATATGTATGATTCAAATTGGTTGATGCAtgtaacatcaaatttgattaattatttctttaatcaaTTGGTCCATATTGTgctaaagaaattatatatccAATTGAATTCTAggtatataatttgtataagaATTATTAGGGATTTCATCCAAACCAACAGAAACGTCTAATCAAGGACACAATAAAGATCTCGTCGTTTGAACTTGGATGAGGATTGAGCAGTTTCATTCtatatcatttcttttatttttcagcTCATAATTAAATGGTTGTAACATTATCATGACTAAATATGTTAGTTGTTAGGATTTTTTTGGCTAGAATTACTAGATTTAGGGTTCAATTTCTACTCTTTATACCTAAATCTACATGGGAATGAAACAaagaattattattgtttggtcAATTGTTAGGTGTATTAATATGATCGCTTCACCTAAGTCATAGACTCATAGGATTGAATTTGTCTCTTTAGCCCTAAATGACAAGAGGGATGGATAACATAGAAAAATGAACAAATATGCATACAATATAGAATAATTCATCACATAACAAACCGACATTTTTGCATTTTATTAAACATGATCATAAACTAATTCCTTGAAAAggataatcatatatattttgtgtgaAAACCCGACAAAAAACAGTTTAGAATCTCGGTTTTCTTTGTATTATATAACGGTGCCTTCCACGACACTAACAGCTTTTTGGTTCTTACACCCGAGCAAGCCACCTCCCTTGTTTTTGTTCCCTCCCTTGGCCATGATCAAGTTCTTCGTTCCTACTACATTTCTACTCATCGGGATTAGGTTTAGGTCTCCCGCCATGCTACGATCATCGAAATCCGACGCGAAAGAGAAATCATTAGCTGCACTGGCTGTGACGACGCTCCACTCAATGCTGGCCTCGCTAGGCTCGTATAGTGTCGTTGGTGTCATGCAACCGGATGCATCGTCGGTTGCTTGTGGCACGGTCAAGTAGGGGAGGCCGATTCCGGAAAGAGTTTCGATCTCAAAAAGATCAGAGCTTGCGTCGCTCATCGCTTCTTCGACAGGCCCGGCTGTGGGCTTGATAGTTGGAAAGTTATAAGGCGATTTTTTGGGAATTGCATCCCATGTTAACATTGAGAGTTTCCTTTCGAGATTCTTGGCTACCATTTGATTCATTTCATCACCTTTTTTCACCTTTTGAGAACCAAAAACTTCTATTGAGTTACGAGGGTCCTCGCTTAGCTTCTTTAACATCGGAGGATTCTGGTCGTTCTTTACATTGAGAATTGGGAACGCGAATTGCTCTTGGGATTTCGATCCCGACTTAAGGCTTCTAGATGAATCCGAAACCATTTCTTTTGACTCCTCTCTATTACCTCTACATGGACCACGGCAACCAAATCCCTTGAAAaactttcctcctcttccattAGTTCTTTTCGGCTTAGTAGGCCTTGATGAATTTCCATGGAGAGTAGGCAAGAGTGCTATTTGGCTATTCCAGCTTGATTCGGTGCAAACACTTGTAGTAACCGTCGACATACTGGGTTTGAGCTCTTTCTCGCTAAACGAGTTATCATTTCGTTGACTCGTTTGCAATTCTCTTCCATCGTTGGATTTTGGCGACTTGTATTCCATCTTTATGTTGAAATATTTGTCGGCACTGAATATACCAATTTCGCTCTCTTTTCCCGGTTTCGTGCGTCTGAAGCTAACCGCGCGAGGAGTCTCCTCCTGTGACATAATTGCG is part of the Impatiens glandulifera chromosome 1, dImpGla2.1, whole genome shotgun sequence genome and encodes:
- the LOC124922189 gene encoding protein PHYTOCHROME KINASE SUBSTRATE 3-like, giving the protein MEGLDNLRVASFSAYLNPVDQESFALKLASVVQESVPAIMSQEETPRAVSFRRTKPGKESEIGIFSADKYFNIKMEYKSPKSNDGRELQTSQRNDNSFSEKELKPSMSTVTTSVCTESSWNSQIALLPTLHGNSSRPTKPKRTNGRGGKFFKGFGCRGPCRGNREESKEMVSDSSRSLKSGSKSQEQFAFPILNVKNDQNPPMLKKLSEDPRNSIEVFGSQKVKKGDEMNQMVAKNLERKLSMLTWDAIPKKSPYNFPTIKPTAGPVEEAMSDASSDLFEIETLSGIGLPYLTVPQATDDASGCMTPTTLYEPSEASIEWSVVTASAANDFSFASDFDDRSMAGDLNLIPMSRNVVGTKNLIMAKGGNKNKGGGLLGCKNQKAVSVVEGTVI